The nucleotide sequence CGGCCGCGGCGGCGGACAGCCGGCCGGCGTTTCACCGCTTGTGTGCGCTGGCTGCGCTCATCGGCACGCTGCAGGCGGGCTACACGGATTTCCGGTACCTGTCCCCGGTCTCGCAGGTGATCACGGAGCGGGAGGCGCTGCTGGGAGTCTCGCTTTGCGGCATTCTGGACCGGCCCGAGTTGCTGCTGGATCCCGCGGTGCTGCAGGACGGGGCGGCGGTGGTGAAGGGGATCAACGCGCTCTTCGCCCGCGTGCTGGGCATCCGGCCCGCGGCGCGCACGACCTGCGTGAAGCCGGAGGGCACGGCGAGCCTCCTCCTCGGGACCAGCAGCGGGCTGCACCCGCACCATGCCCGGCGGTATTTCCGGCGCGTGCAGGCCAATGTCTACGATCCGGTCTACCGGCATTTCCGCCGGGCGAACCCGCACATGGTCGAGCCGAGCGTGTATGATGTGAACGGCCGCACCGAGGTGATTACGTTCCCCGTCGAGGGCCCGGTCTTTGGCGTGTACCGCGACGAGCTGTCGGCCACCAAGCACCTGCACTACATCCGGCTCGTGCAGGAAAACTGGGTGCAGGCGGGGCGCCGGCACGAGGAACATTCGCCGGGCCTGCATCACAACGTGTCCTGCACGGTCTCGGTGAAACCCGACGAGTGGGCCGCCGTGGCGGAGTACATCTGGACGCACCGGCACAGTTTCACCGGGGTCGCGCTGCTGCAGGACTGCGGCGACAAGGTCTACCAGCAGGCCCCGCGCGAGGGGCTGGCGACGCATGCCGACATCGAGAAATGGAATTCGCTCGGCTATGTGCCGGTGGATTTCACGACCCTCGAGGAATCGGAGGACATCACCGAGTTGAAGCAGGTGGCCGCCTGCGCCGGCGGGGCCTGCGAGCTGGTGTGAGGGGCGGGGATTCCCTTGAACCGCGCCCGGCGGCCCCCCACGCTGCCGGCCGGTTCATGAAAACTCCCTTCGTCCCCAAGCAAAAGGAAATCAACATCTGCGGCTGGCAGGCGGTCTCGACGCTGTTTGCCCGCCACCCGGCGGAGGTGCGACGGTTGTTTTTTGACGCCCCCACGGGGAAGCGCGCGGGGGATCTCTGCCGCCTGCTGGCGCAGCACAAGAAGGTCTACCGACAGGTGGAGCCAGCCGAGCTGGAGAAAGTCGCCGGCACCGTGCACCACGGCGGCATCGTTGCGGTCATTGGCGAGCGCCCGCTCAAGAAGGTCACCCGCGAAGTGCTGGCGGACTGGGCCCGGACGAAGGCCCCGCTACTGCTGCTCGACCGCGTGAGCAACGCGAACAACGTCGGCGCCATCGTGCGCACAGCGGCGTTCTTCGGCGTGCGGGCGGTGATCGTGCCGGACCACCCGGCGCAGGCCCTGCCGGGCGAGGCCGCCCACCGGGTCGCGGAAGGCGGCATGGAGTTTGTCGATTTCTACCGCGTGCCGGCGCTGCCGGAATTCTGCGCGGAGCTGAAGCGGACGCATTTCCTCCTCGGGACGAGCCTGACCGGCAACCAGCTGTCGCCCGCGCAGGTCAAGGAGCGCGGGCTGCCGCGTCCGCCCGCGATCATCCTCGGCAACGAGGAGAAGGGCATCGCCCCCAACGTGGCGACGCAGTGCGACCGCCTGGTGAAGATTCCGGGAGCCGATACGGTCGAGTCGCTCAATGTCTCGGCGGCCGCGGCGGTGCTGTGCTGGGAGTTTGTCGGGGCCATGGCGACCAAGTAGTTCTAGTTGGTATTTAGGCGTGGGCCGCAAAGCATCCGGTCACGCCGGGCGCGGCGGAGCCAGCGAGGTGCTGGTGATTCAGTCCAAATTACCAGCCACCGACCACCAACTACTTCCCCTCGGTCCCGCCCAGCAATTTCCGCCAGCGATCCAGCACCCCGGCCGAGCGGGGTTTGACGATTTCCGGCTGCACGTTGATCTCCGGCACGCCGAGGATGGGTTCAAAGTGCCCGGCCTTCTTGTAGAGGATGACCACATCCTGCATGCCCCAGGCTTCCTCGAGGTAGGCGCGCATGATGATGTCGGGATACCGCTGGAGGGTGCGCATCACCCACTCGGGCGAGGTGAGGGCCAGGCCGTAGTCCTCCTCGGCGTTGCTTTCGAAATAGCGCTGGTAGGCGAAACCGGTGCGGGCGTACTCCTCCAGCAGGGCGGGCTTGTCGATGTTCTCGGCGACGTTGCGCCGGCCGCGGGCGAGCAGGCTGGAGACGGTGCGACCCTGGGTGGTGAAGACGATCACGCCGCACTCCTTGGTCCACTTCACGAGGCAGTCGAGGGTGGCGAGCCACCGGTCGCGGCGCAGGTGGGTCACCAGCGAGCCGACCCAGATCAGGTCAAACTGGGACTGGAAGGGCAGCTGGTGCAGGTCGGGCAGGGAATAAACCGGCTTCGCCCCGAACTGGTTGGCGCAAAAATCCACGCCATCGCGGTCAAGGTCACAGGCCGTGATATCGGCGTACGGGTAATGGGCGCGCAGCCAGCGCAAGACGCGGCCGTGGCCGCAGGGCAGGTCGAGGATATTGGGATAGTGCGGCTTGTCGCAGAGCTCGGAGGAAAAATGGATCAGTTCGAGCGCGCGGCGGCCGAGGTCGAAATATTGCTCGGTCAGGGTGGCGTCCGCCTCCTTGGCCAGCATGCCGTCGCGCGGGGCGAGGGCGCGGTCGACGGCCAGGCGGGAAAAATCGTAGAGGGTTTTCATGCGAGGGGACCGGCGCATCAAGGCGGGCGGGCGGGCGGGCGTCAATCGCGGGCAACCTTGCATCCGCGCGGCGCCCGGCAAGGATGGGGCCATGAACACCCCGATCTGGGATGATCGCGACTGGCGGCCCCTGCCGACGCTCGTCGGGCCGGTACGGGCGGATGTGTGTGTGGTCGGGTTGGGTGCGTCGGGTCTGGCCGCGATCGAGGAGCTCGTGGACCAGGGCGTCGCCGTGGTGGGGGTGGAGGGGCAGGCCGTCGGGGCGGGCGCGGCGGGTCGCAACGGCGGCTTTGTGCTCGCGGGTCTGGCGAAGTTTTTCAACGAGACCGTGGTGCAATGCGGCGAGGCGGCCGCCGGGGCGATCTACCGGCAGACCGCGAGGGAGATCGCGCGGCAGGCCCAGGACATGCCGGCGATCGTGCGCCAGTCGGGCGCGCTGCGCATCGCGGCGGATGCGGCGGAACTGGCCGACTGTGCGCAGCACCTGGCCGCGCTCCGCTACTGTGGTTTTCCCGCCGCCGCTTACACCGGACCCGAGGGCGAGGGTCTGCTGCTGCCGGAGGACGGGGTGACGCAGCCCCTGCACCGCGTGCGGGCGGTGGCGCAGCGGTTGCGCCAGCGGGAGACCCGGCTCTACGAAAATTCGCCCGCCCGCAAGCTGGTGGCGGGGGCGGTCGTGACGGACCAAGGCACGGTGCATTGCGACAGCGTGATCGTGGCCGTCGACGGCCGGCTGGAGCGGATCTTGCCTGAATTGGCCGGGCGGGTGCGCACCGCGCGGCTGCAGATGCTGGCGACGGCCCCCGCGCCGGAGGTACAATTTTCCCGGCCGGTCTATTATCGCCAGGGCTATGAATATTGGCAGCAGCTGCCAGACCGAAGCATTGCGCTGGGCGGGTTCCGCGACCAGGCCGGGGACGAGGAATGGACAGGGGACGACGCCCCGACAGAGCGGGTCCAGGGCTTGCTTGAGAAATTCCTGCGCCAGCACCTCAAGGTGCGTGCGCCGGTCACGCACCGCTGGGCGGCGTCCGTGGGTTACACACCGGACGGCCTGCCGATCCTGGAGGAGGTACGGCCGAAGACCTGGGCCGTGGGCGGCTACAACGGCACGGGCAACATCGCGGGGGTGCTGGGCGCCCGCGCGGCGGCGCGGCTGGTCTGTGGGCAAGGTTCGGAATGGGCGGCCGCGCTGGCGGGGGCACGGGCGCATGCCGGCCGGCGGTAGGCGGGACGGGGCAGCTCCGCCCTAGAGATTTGACAACCGGCGGCCGGACCGTCAGCACTCTGCGCGATGATCTTCACCGCCGGCTTCTTCAGCTTTACGTTTGCGGGCTATTTTGCCCCGCAGAGCCGAGGCGGCGTTTCCCCAAGCAACCCCTGATCACAGGAAAATATTGCCAAGGAGCCGCCCAAACCCAGGGCGGCTTTTTTATTTTAACCACCAAACCCAAGAATATTTCCCGCGGATGACGCGGATAAACGCGGATAAAGAAACCCAATTCTGATGCCGTAGGTGCCTCATCCACGCGGCGTTGATCGACTCCCTCCCCAACCCCTTCCCCCATGATCCTCCCCAAAAACAACCGCCTGACCGAGACCGAAGTCGCCCAGCTCACCGTGATCGTCGGTGAGTTTGGCTGCCGCATCCAGCCGATCGTCGGCGACCTGCGGACCATCTACGCCATCGTCGGCGACGAGCGGCACGAGCTGATGATCAACCGCATTGAGGGCCTGTCGTTCGTGGACCGCGTGGACACGATCCAGTCGCCGCACAAGCTGATGGACATCAAGTCGGACCTCGCCCGCCACCGGGTGAAGGTCGGCGGGGTCACGCTGGGGGAGGAACTGCTCATCATGGCGGGCCACTGCACGATCGACCCGAAGAACCCGAATCTCTTCTACGAGACGGCCCAGGCGGTGAAGGAGGCCGGCGCGCACGCTATCCGCGGCGGCGTGTGGAAGCCGCGCACGAATCCCTACGCCTTCCAGGGCGACAACAAGTCCCTCGACATCCTGATGGAGGGCTCGCGCCGCACCGGCCTGCCGGTGGACACGGAGGTGATGGATGAGGAGCAGCTAAAGCTCGCCCTCGCCGCCGGCGTGCACGTGCTGCAGATCGGGGCGCGCAACGCCCTCAATTACTCGCTGCTCCGGCAGGTGGGCGCCGCCATCGCGGGCAAACCCGTCGCCGTGCTGCTCAAGCGCGGCATGCACACGGGCACGCTCAACGAGTTCATCTCCGCCGCGGAGTACATCGTGAACTTCGGCAACCCCAATGTCATCCTCTGCCCGCGCGGTACGCAGCCGGGGCTCGACGGCTACCGCAACCAGCCGGATGAGTCCATCACCCC is from Lacunisphaera limnophila and encodes:
- a CDS encoding class I SAM-dependent methyltransferase, coding for MKTLYDFSRLAVDRALAPRDGMLAKEADATLTEQYFDLGRRALELIHFSSELCDKPHYPNILDLPCGHGRVLRWLRAHYPYADITACDLDRDGVDFCANQFGAKPVYSLPDLHQLPFQSQFDLIWVGSLVTHLRRDRWLATLDCLVKWTKECGVIVFTTQGRTVSSLLARGRRNVAENIDKPALLEEYARTGFAYQRYFESNAEEDYGLALTSPEWVMRTLQRYPDIIMRAYLEEAWGMQDVVILYKKAGHFEPILGVPEINVQPEIVKPRSAGVLDRWRKLLGGTEGK
- a CDS encoding TrmH family RNA methyltransferase, producing the protein MKTPFVPKQKEINICGWQAVSTLFARHPAEVRRLFFDAPTGKRAGDLCRLLAQHKKVYRQVEPAELEKVAGTVHHGGIVAVIGERPLKKVTREVLADWARTKAPLLLLDRVSNANNVGAIVRTAAFFGVRAVIVPDHPAQALPGEAAHRVAEGGMEFVDFYRVPALPEFCAELKRTHFLLGTSLTGNQLSPAQVKERGLPRPPAIILGNEEKGIAPNVATQCDRLVKIPGADTVESLNVSAAAAVLCWEFVGAMATK
- a CDS encoding 3-deoxy-D-arabino-heptulosonate 7-phosphate synthase, with the protein product MILPKNNRLTETEVAQLTVIVGEFGCRIQPIVGDLRTIYAIVGDERHELMINRIEGLSFVDRVDTIQSPHKLMDIKSDLARHRVKVGGVTLGEELLIMAGHCTIDPKNPNLFYETAQAVKEAGAHAIRGGVWKPRTNPYAFQGDNKSLDILMEGSRRTGLPVDTEVMDEEQLKLALAAGVHVLQIGARNALNYSLLRQVGAAIAGKPVAVLLKRGMHTGTLNEFISAAEYIVNFGNPNVILCPRGTQPGLDGYRNQPDESITPLLKERTWAPVVVDPSHSVGRATYVPACALAAVAYGADGLCIEAHVSPAHGLGDDPKQAVTPAALAGLIREAKALHALRRSPRSPAATS
- a CDS encoding NAD(P)/FAD-dependent oxidoreductase produces the protein MNTPIWDDRDWRPLPTLVGPVRADVCVVGLGASGLAAIEELVDQGVAVVGVEGQAVGAGAAGRNGGFVLAGLAKFFNETVVQCGEAAAGAIYRQTAREIARQAQDMPAIVRQSGALRIAADAAELADCAQHLAALRYCGFPAAAYTGPEGEGLLLPEDGVTQPLHRVRAVAQRLRQRETRLYENSPARKLVAGAVVTDQGTVHCDSVIVAVDGRLERILPELAGRVRTARLQMLATAPAPEVQFSRPVYYRQGYEYWQQLPDRSIALGGFRDQAGDEEWTGDDAPTERVQGLLEKFLRQHLKVRAPVTHRWAASVGYTPDGLPILEEVRPKTWAVGGYNGTGNIAGVLGARAAARLVCGQGSEWAAALAGARAHAGRR